In Dyadobacter subterraneus, a single genomic region encodes these proteins:
- a CDS encoding 3-keto-disaccharide hydrolase codes for MNLTKWQGFGKTAVIALFSLALLGNEAQAQKGKWVKLFDGKTTTGWHSWQESSVLPQWKVEDGAIVLAEKGGKDLVTDKEYADFELELDWKISEGGNSGIIYHVIEDKKYCCPYSTGPEIQILDDVKHPDAKAGKDGNHKSASLYDMLPPSDFTATKPAGEWNKAKIIIKNGHGESWLNGKKLVEFSTMGPEWEKLVANSKFKTWDGFGVSQKGKIALQDHGNKVSFKNIRIKEL; via the coding sequence ATGAATTTGACAAAATGGCAAGGATTTGGCAAAACAGCCGTAATCGCCTTATTTTCACTGGCTCTTCTTGGAAACGAAGCACAGGCGCAAAAAGGAAAATGGGTAAAATTGTTTGATGGTAAAACAACAACCGGATGGCATAGCTGGCAGGAATCTTCGGTTTTGCCTCAATGGAAAGTTGAAGATGGTGCGATCGTTCTTGCTGAAAAAGGCGGAAAAGACCTGGTTACAGATAAAGAATATGCTGATTTTGAACTGGAACTTGACTGGAAAATCAGTGAAGGCGGTAACAGCGGAATTATCTATCACGTGATTGAAGATAAAAAATACTGCTGTCCTTATTCAACTGGCCCGGAAATTCAGATTCTTGATGACGTGAAACATCCTGACGCGAAAGCTGGAAAAGATGGAAACCACAAATCTGCATCTCTATATGATATGCTTCCTCCGAGCGATTTCACTGCAACAAAACCTGCCGGTGAATGGAACAAAGCTAAAATCATTATCAAAAACGGTCATGGTGAAAGCTGGTTGAACGGCAAGAAACTTGTTGAATTCTCAACAATGGGTCCTGAATGGGAAAAATTGGTTGCTAACAGTAAATTCAAAACATGGGATGGTTTCGGTGTATCACAAAAAGGCAAAATTGCCTTGCAGGATCATGGAAATAAAGTTTCCTTTAAAAATATCCGTATCAAAGAGCTTTAA
- a CDS encoding AAA domain-containing protein, which yields MNRVLKAYLKRLTNLSTRNKSLLLTSLPAEQFLDLNETDFLLGKSSFEFIQNLIQRKNRIPVCDIQDPRFEKVNEVSKRLRKIARTEHFIEEERGSRDLYVGYPFVRGKLSDGTPIHAPLLFFPVTLRIDREQWCLFERDDIGITLNRSFALAYAHFNEAVVSDEILEKSFEDFSKDILEFRTQLYEWLKETPLRINFNQQLFEDKLSPFSATKSADLQLLEKNGELKLYPEAVLGIFPQAGSYLVPDYNTLLELSEQETFKMLLLNEEIDEDFQLSEIPENITVENSPALREEQILTPFAVDESQEGIIRAVKSGKSVVVQGPPGSGKSQLICNLMADFAAQGKRVLLVCQKRAALDVVHQRLKSVGMDPFVALIHDFKNDRGDLYRQFATQIEQVESYRQQNYSLDAVFLERQFGQESRQIDRTVADLDVFRSALFDEKESGVSVKELYLTSNSKAEIIDAKDVFKSFRLDQWDDYKRRLKIFSGYYLRFDKQHAWFNRKSFAKYGIGDLRNMEKMLSDWPEAYILQSSKFEKITGRPFSIDYIQNKNEILERLTDISELVEKEVVYNLFKKYINSDKSISERLAFIRQTTDALEGFAEDGIESNLGREELTSFRAQLKKAIDAKQSSVSGIWWNLFGNEKASVTDIANKNGLTTSAEDLEKLELRLRNRIELENWLQSPLLNFDEKYLEFNASFEQQYIHFFQDAEKAADAVSRSVLKPWQEIIIHLAAESENVNDFQIKVEKLSGWIKAWARLEEIMNPFLLRQQIEKLVLQPENYSKELLSSLSSDFDSIVEMDKILFEMNVTEQTITKRVISKGQKSQYDTSDQFVTLFENSVSLEWIEHIENKFPELRAVTSLKMQQWEEQLQGSIEQKQNLSREITGIKLREATYQDIEKNRLGNRVTYRELSHQVTKKRKIWPIRKLLENYAEDVFSLIPCWMASPEAVSAIFPMQADLFDLVIFDEASQCYAEYGLPAAFRGKQVVVTGDAKQLSPSDLYKVRYEEKPDDEEEISVALEVVSLLDLAAQSLDQYQLSGHYRSLSLDLIGFSNQHFYKNSLRLLPDFNLINTQDPGITYVKTEGIWKNNTNLIEAEKVVELVRELGLTEKTVGVVTFNFYQQQLIQETLEKEKVSANDLFVKNIENVQGDERDIIIFSMGYAPDEKGRITMNFGSLNMQGGENRLNVAVTRAREKIYFVTSVWPEQLQTEQTANEGPRLLKSYLQYAQQVSDGNYQPKPLATDRFRSNWLLKDRLAKLRPDLHKELPFSDLTIKEEGVYKGLILTDDDLYHRSKSSKEPHAYLPLLLRLKNWPVRRIYSREYWTGSMNLTD from the coding sequence ATGAACCGTGTCCTTAAAGCTTATTTAAAACGACTGACGAATCTCAGCACGCGCAACAAGTCACTTTTATTAACAAGTCTTCCGGCTGAGCAATTTCTTGATTTAAACGAAACGGATTTCCTTCTTGGGAAATCTTCGTTTGAATTTATTCAAAATCTGATTCAACGTAAAAACAGGATTCCTGTTTGTGATATTCAGGATCCCCGTTTTGAAAAAGTTAATGAAGTCAGCAAGCGTTTACGTAAAATAGCGCGGACGGAGCATTTCATAGAAGAGGAGCGGGGTTCACGCGATCTTTATGTTGGCTATCCTTTTGTTCGTGGAAAACTTTCCGACGGTACGCCTATTCATGCTCCATTATTATTTTTCCCGGTCACGCTTCGGATAGATCGTGAACAGTGGTGTTTGTTCGAACGTGATGATATAGGCATTACGCTTAATCGCAGCTTCGCCCTTGCCTATGCACATTTCAATGAGGCTGTTGTGTCTGACGAAATTCTTGAAAAATCTTTTGAAGATTTTTCGAAGGATATACTTGAATTCAGAACCCAACTGTACGAATGGCTGAAAGAAACGCCTCTTAGAATTAACTTTAATCAACAGCTTTTTGAAGATAAATTAAGTCCGTTTTCCGCGACCAAAAGTGCAGACTTGCAGCTTTTGGAAAAAAATGGAGAGCTTAAACTTTATCCTGAAGCTGTTTTAGGAATATTTCCACAGGCTGGATCTTATTTGGTTCCTGACTACAATACTTTATTGGAATTATCTGAGCAGGAAACATTTAAAATGCTTCTGCTGAATGAGGAAATTGATGAAGATTTTCAACTTAGTGAAATTCCTGAAAATATTACAGTGGAAAATTCGCCGGCATTACGAGAGGAGCAAATACTAACACCTTTTGCTGTTGATGAATCTCAGGAGGGGATTATTCGTGCGGTAAAATCCGGTAAATCTGTTGTGGTTCAAGGACCTCCCGGAAGTGGAAAATCCCAGTTAATCTGCAATTTAATGGCAGATTTTGCGGCTCAGGGAAAACGTGTTTTATTGGTATGTCAGAAACGGGCGGCACTGGATGTTGTTCATCAAAGGTTAAAATCCGTTGGTATGGATCCATTTGTGGCACTTATCCATGATTTTAAAAATGACAGAGGGGATTTGTATCGTCAGTTCGCAACGCAAATTGAGCAGGTAGAATCTTACCGGCAACAAAATTATAGTCTGGATGCTGTTTTTTTAGAAAGACAATTCGGACAGGAAAGTCGTCAAATAGACCGTACGGTAGCGGATCTTGATGTTTTTCGAAGCGCATTATTTGACGAAAAAGAAAGTGGCGTTTCGGTCAAGGAATTATATCTAACCAGTAATAGTAAGGCGGAAATAATTGATGCAAAAGACGTTTTCAAATCTTTCCGGTTGGATCAATGGGATGATTATAAGAGAAGACTGAAAATATTTTCCGGTTATTATCTCAGATTTGACAAACAGCATGCCTGGTTCAACCGGAAAAGTTTTGCCAAATATGGTATCGGCGATCTGCGGAATATGGAAAAAATGCTTTCTGATTGGCCGGAAGCATATATTCTTCAAAGCAGTAAATTTGAGAAAATCACTGGCAGACCATTTTCAATAGATTATATTCAAAACAAAAATGAAATCCTTGAAAGGTTGACTGATATTTCTGAACTGGTTGAAAAGGAAGTCGTTTATAATCTCTTCAAAAAATATATCAATTCAGACAAAAGCATTTCAGAGCGACTGGCATTTATCCGACAGACGACGGATGCGTTGGAAGGATTTGCCGAAGATGGAATTGAATCAAATTTAGGGAGAGAGGAGCTTACCAGCTTTCGTGCACAGCTAAAAAAAGCAATTGATGCAAAACAATCTTCTGTGTCAGGTATATGGTGGAATTTATTTGGAAATGAAAAAGCTTCTGTCACTGATATTGCCAATAAAAATGGACTGACAACATCTGCGGAAGACCTGGAAAAGCTGGAACTCAGACTTCGTAACAGAATTGAACTCGAAAATTGGCTGCAAAGTCCGTTACTTAATTTCGACGAAAAGTATCTTGAATTTAATGCATCATTTGAACAGCAGTATATTCACTTCTTTCAAGATGCTGAAAAGGCGGCGGATGCAGTATCGCGTTCGGTATTAAAACCCTGGCAGGAAATAATTATTCATTTGGCTGCGGAATCTGAAAATGTAAATGACTTTCAGATCAAGGTTGAAAAATTGTCAGGATGGATTAAAGCCTGGGCACGTCTTGAAGAAATTATGAATCCTTTTCTTTTGCGGCAGCAAATTGAAAAGCTGGTTTTACAACCTGAAAATTACAGTAAGGAATTACTTTCTTCATTAAGCAGCGATTTTGATTCAATCGTGGAGATGGACAAGATTCTGTTTGAAATGAATGTCACGGAACAAACCATCACGAAACGTGTCATTTCAAAGGGACAAAAATCTCAATACGATACTTCTGATCAATTTGTAACATTGTTTGAAAACAGTGTCTCGCTTGAATGGATTGAACATATTGAAAATAAATTCCCTGAGTTACGCGCTGTTACTTCACTGAAAATGCAGCAGTGGGAAGAACAGTTGCAAGGCAGTATTGAACAAAAACAGAATTTAAGCCGGGAAATAACTGGCATAAAACTTCGTGAAGCTACTTATCAGGATATTGAAAAAAACAGACTTGGAAACCGGGTCACTTACCGCGAATTAAGTCATCAGGTCACTAAAAAAAGAAAAATCTGGCCGATTAGGAAACTTCTGGAAAATTACGCAGAAGATGTTTTTTCTTTGATTCCATGCTGGATGGCATCACCGGAAGCTGTTTCAGCTATATTTCCAATGCAGGCTGATTTATTTGATCTGGTTATTTTTGACGAAGCTTCACAGTGTTATGCAGAATATGGATTGCCGGCTGCTTTCCGGGGGAAACAGGTTGTTGTAACAGGTGATGCCAAACAACTTTCACCAAGCGATTTGTATAAGGTTCGGTATGAAGAAAAGCCTGATGATGAAGAGGAAATTTCTGTTGCTCTGGAAGTTGTTTCTTTGCTGGATCTGGCCGCGCAAAGTCTGGATCAGTATCAGCTTTCCGGACACTATCGCAGCCTTTCACTGGATTTGATCGGTTTTTCAAATCAGCATTTTTATAAAAATTCTTTACGGTTACTGCCCGATTTCAATCTGATCAATACCCAGGATCCGGGTATTACCTATGTCAAAACAGAAGGTATCTGGAAGAATAATACGAATTTGATAGAAGCAGAAAAAGTGGTAGAATTGGTAAGGGAGCTCGGGCTGACAGAAAAAACGGTCGGCGTAGTGACATTTAACTTTTACCAGCAGCAGCTTATTCAGGAAACTTTGGAAAAAGAGAAGGTTTCAGCAAATGATTTGTTTGTCAAAAATATTGAAAACGTTCAGGGAGACGAAAGGGATATTATTATTTTCTCTATGGGATATGCGCCGGACGAAAAGGGGAGAATAACCATGAATTTCGGAAGTCTGAATATGCAGGGAGGTGAAAACAGGCTTAATGTGGCTGTTACCCGTGCTCGTGAAAAGATTTATTTTGTAACAAGTGTCTGGCCGGAACAATTACAAACGGAACAGACTGCAAATGAAGGTCCTAGGTTATTAAAATCATATCTTCAATATGCCCAACAGGTTTCGGATGGAAATTATCAGCCAAAACCGTTAGCGACAGATCGTTTCCGGTCTAATTGGCTTTTGAAGGACAGGCTGGCAAAACTCCGTCCTGATCTTCATAAAGAATTGCCGTTTTCTGATCTTACGATAAAAGAAGAAGGGGTATACAAAGGTTTGATCCTGACGGACGATGATTTGTATCACCGAAGTAAATCGTCAAAAGAACCACACGCTTATTTACCCCTTCTGTTGCGACTGAAAAATTGGCCGGTGAGGCGAATTTACAGTCGCGAATATTGGACCGGATCTATGAACTTAACCGATTAA